The proteins below are encoded in one region of Syngnathus acus chromosome 2, fSynAcu1.2, whole genome shotgun sequence:
- the ankrd33aa gene encoding photoreceptor ankyrin repeat protein produces the protein MASTCDHPHSGAGPREDSDPDGSDTGSVLCDDSLLPNIERRDKPPQTLYEACAANDAVSLRSILEKGVSKDQAMHLDINGRSGLMVAVSKGFVDVVSTLHVCPLIDVNHQDNDGNSALMIAAQAGFTTILNFILNYYSGVDTELRDPRGFTALMKAGLQGREDCVSTLLMHGADMNARDHVQADALKDWVLKTGRFETLSRIRRLQARPVAEQFCERYAPEWPQLRELVAKATGSKSTGRKLRQIIKKNLTFSIPHDPQDNGVMDHMVRMTTGIRSPLVATACHPLCPSSPPQIGKRDFALPELLEEHSSAELEERNVSHSKGPLASAASVRLSSRCQEAERGESAPPGAVRGFIPRSVARRNSIFPTGCTPKIEVTKSGEPTPKTEKKKKNQQNGYLELPVWRYKEKNKKETQKEMEQERISEGSENIDKT, from the exons ATGGCCTCCACATGTGACCACCCCCATTCGGGTGCCGGCCCGCGGGAGGATTCTGACCCGGACGGTTCTGACACCGGGAGCGTCCTCTGTGACGACTCGCTGCTTCCTAACATCGAAAGGCGTGACAAGCCTCCTCAAACGCTGTACGAGGCCTGCGCAGCCAATGACGCCGTCTCCCTGCGAAGCATCCTGGAGAAAGGTGTGAGCAAGGACCAGGCCATGCACTTGGACATCAACGGCAGG AGCGGACTCATGGTGGCTGTGAGCAAAGGCTTTGTGGACGTCGTCAGCACGCTGCACGTCTGCCCTCTCATCGACGTCAACCACCAGGACAACGACGGCAATTCCGCCCTCATGATTGCCGCCCAGGCTG GCTTCACCACCATTCTGAACTTCATCCTCAACTACTACTCTGGTGTGGACACTGAGCTCAGAGATCCTCGTGGCTTTACCGCCCTCATGAAGGCGGGCCTGCAGGGCCGGGAGGACTGCGTGTCGACCCTGCTCATGCACG GTGCCGATATGAATGCAAGAGACCACGTTCAAGCCGATGCGTTGAAGGACTGGGTCTTGAAGACGGGACGATTTGAGACATTGAGCAGAATACGCCGTCTGCAAGCTCGTCCTGTGGCCGAGCAGTTTTGTGAACGCTACGCACCCGAGTGGCCGCAACTCCGAGAGCTGGTGGCCAAGGCCACCGGCAGCAAAAGCACGGGCAGAAAACTGCGCCAGATCATCAAGAAGAACTTGACTTTCAGCATCCCGCATGACCCCCAAGACAACGGGGTCATGGACCACATGGTGCGTATGACCACCGGCATCCGgagccccctggtggccaccGCTTGCCATCCGCTGTGTCCCAGCAGCCCCCCGCAAATTGGCAAGCGGGATTTTGCTCTTCCCGAGCTACTTGAAGAGCACAGCAGCGCGGAGCTGGAGGAACGCAACGTGTCTCACAGCAAGGGCCCCCTCGCCTCCGCCGCCTCGGTACGCCTGAGCTCCCGCTGCCAGGAGGCGGAGCGCGGGGAGAGCGCACCACCAGGGGCCGTGAGAGGCTTTATTCCCCGCAGCGTGGCGCGTAGGAACAGCATCTTCCCCACCGGCTGCACCCCCAAAATTGAAGTGACTAAATCTGGGGAGCCTACTCCTAAaacggagaagaagaagaagaatcagCAGAATGGCTACCTGGAGCTTCCCGTGTGGAGGTACAAAGAGAAGAATAAAAAGGAGACGCAAAAGGAAATGGAGCAAGAGAGAATATCCGAGGGCTCCGAAAATATAGACAAAACATGA
- the acvrl1 gene encoding serine/threonine-protein kinase receptor R3, which produces MDGSLGFTLVLVGLLLLTSARHADSEDDGKLLCMCENAKGTCVNDTCRGDVCFYTWVQGHEEKGCFSNHDYREQCFTSFERFHVYCCRESRCNAAATPPPNINGETSTVAPLQPRPELWITAALLLFVTAAGLCGLLIFLRLRRAHVRLKNADEHDISMLKVPNGEDPTYGGIYDEFCTSGSGTGLPYLVQRTMARQISLVECVGKGRYGEVWRGTWMGENVAVKIFSSRDEQSWFRETEIYNTVQLRHDNILGFIASDMTSKNSSTQLWLVTHFHELGSLYDFLQYGSLEPESCLKMCLSVACGLVHLHTEIVSSQGKPAIAHRDLKSRNILVKRNGQCCIADLGLAVIHSQSNDYLDVGHNPRVGTKRYMAPEVLDESIRMDIFESYKQTDIWALALVFWEISRRTTVNGIVEEYRPPFFDLVPSDPSFEEMKKVVCVDQQRPTLHNRLHSHPIMSSIVKIMKECWFQNAPARLTALRVKKTLSKLDLPADFSIKKLKQDF; this is translated from the exons ATGGACGGCTCTCTTGGCTTCACATTGGTACTGGTCGGCCTGTTGCTGTTGACGTCTGCTCGCCACGCAG ATTCCGAGGATGACGGGAAGCTGCTATGCATGTGCGAGAACGCCAAAGGCACATGCGTGAACGACACCTGCAGGGGTGACGTCTGCTTCTACACGTGGGTGCAAGGCCATGAAGAGAAAGGTTGCTTCTCCAACCATGACTACAGGGAGCAGTGCTTCACCTCCTTTGAGCGCTTCCACGTCTACTGCTGCCGGGAGAGCCGCTGCAACGCCGCTGCGACGCCGCCTCCAAACATCA ATGGCGAGACGAGCACAGTGGCGCCGCTGCAGCCCCGCCCGGAGCTGTGGATCACGGCGGCTCTGCTACTCTTCGTCACGGCCGCGGGCTTGTGCGGCCTGCTGATCTTTTTGCGCTTGCGCCGCGCGCACGTCCGCCTCAAAAATGCGGACGAGCACGACATCAGCATGCTGAAGGTCCCCAACGGAGAAGATCCCACTTACGGG GGTATTTATGATGAGTTCTGCACATCGGGAAGCGGGACCGGCCTGCCCTATCTGGTCCAAAGGACAATGGCCAGGCAAATCTCGCTTGTGGAATGTGTTG GCAAAGGCCGGTACGGGGAGGTGTGGAGGGGAACTTGGATGGGGGAGAACGTCGCCGTCAAGATCTTCTCCTCCCGAGACGAGCAGTCCTGGTTCCGAGAGACGGAGATCTACAATACCGTGCAGCTTCGGCACGACAACATCTTGG GTTTCATCGCCTCCGACATGACGTCCAAGAATTCCAGCACCCAGCTGTGGCTGGTCACCCATTTTCACGAGCTGGGTTCGCTCTACGACTTCCTGCAGTACGGCAGCTTGGAGCCCGAGAGCTGCCTGAAGATGTGCCTGTCGGTGGCGTGCGGCCTGGTCCACCTCCACACCGAGATCGTCAGCTCCCAGGGCAAACCCGCCATCGCCCACCGAGATTTGAAGAGCAGAAACATCCTGGTGAAGAGAAACGGCCAGTGCTGCATCGCCGACCTGG GTCTTGCTGTGATCCACTCCCAGTCCAACGACTACTTGGATGTGGGCCACAACCCTCGCGTGGGGACCAAACGCTACATGGCACCCGAGGTGCTGGACGAGAGCATTCGAATGGACATCTTTGAGTCCTACAAGCAAACGGACATCTGGGCCCTGGCTCTGGTCTTCTGGGAAATTTCCCGCAGAACCACCGTCAACG GGATTGTGGAAGAGTACCGTCCTCCCTTCTTTGACCTGGTGCCCTCCGATCCCAGCTTTGAAGAGATGAAGAAAGTGGTGTGCGTGGACCAGCAGAGGCCCACCTTGCACAACCGGCTGCACTCCCACCCG ATCATGTCGTCCATCGTGAAGATCATGAAGGAGTGTTGGTTCCAGAACGCACCGGCCCGCCTCACAGCACTGCGTGTGAAGAAGACCCTCTCCAAACTGGACCTGCCCGCTGACTTCAGCATCAAGAAACTCAAACAGGACTTCTAG